In the genome of Syntrophorhabdaceae bacterium, one region contains:
- a CDS encoding acyl-CoA dehydratase activase, translated as MLVAGIDIGSITTEALLFDKDKGIVGYTILQTGADSKKTAEMALEKVLAFPSKKPADVSYTIATGCGRKRADFAQQAITEITCIAKGVNYLFPEARTIIDIGGQDTKVIKVDEKGRVVEFEMNDKCAAGTGRFIEVMAKALNVDLDKIGDISLQYKKELTISSICTVFAESEVISLVSEGEALEDILYGIHKAISDRTMGLITRLGGAQPDIIMTGGVAKNIGVVKALEKALNTQIKIYVEPQIVGALGAAMLALEKTQ; from the coding sequence ATGTTAGTAGCCGGCATAGATATTGGCTCTATAACCACAGAAGCCCTGTTATTCGATAAAGACAAGGGTATTGTAGGATACACCATACTGCAGACCGGGGCAGATTCAAAAAAGACTGCTGAAATGGCACTTGAAAAGGTTCTTGCCTTTCCATCAAAAAAGCCAGCAGATGTATCATACACCATTGCAACAGGTTGCGGTAGGAAAAGGGCTGATTTTGCGCAGCAGGCAATCACTGAGATTACCTGCATAGCAAAAGGCGTTAACTATCTTTTTCCTGAGGCAAGGACAATCATTGATATAGGAGGCCAGGACACAAAGGTTATAAAGGTGGATGAAAAAGGCAGGGTTGTTGAGTTTGAGATGAATGACAAATGTGCAGCAGGAACAGGACGATTCATAGAGGTAATGGCAAAGGCATTAAACGTGGATCTTGATAAGATAGGTGATATATCACTACAATACAAAAAAGAGCTAACCATTAGTAGTATCTGCACGGTATTCGCCGAATCAGAGGTGATCTCTCTTGTAAGCGAAGGAGAGGCGCTTGAGGATATACTTTACGGAATCCACAAGGCAATATCAGACAGGACCATGGGTCTTATAACGAGACTCGGTGGTGCCCAGCCTGATATAATAATGACAGGTGGTGTTGCAAAAAATATAGGTGTTGTGAAGGCACTGGAAAAGGCGCTTAATACCCAGATTAAGATCTATGTGGAGCCTCAAATAGTGGGTGCACTGGGTGCAGCCATGCTTGCCCTTGAAAAAACCCAATGA
- a CDS encoding TRAP transporter permease has protein sequence MANIIAKIAAFFAICMSLFHLYTGCMGSLDPWSQRVIHLSFGFLITFLSYPYLKGKKLNIIDICLAVLSIICGLYIIINMDALVDRAGMPTTWDIVFGVITTLLVLEMTRRVIGLALVVVSGIFLLYAYFGPYLPDAIAHRGYSIERIATHMYTTLEGIYGVPIGVSATFVILFVIFGAFLEATKTGDFFINFANSIAGKKRGGPAKVAVISSGFFGTISGSAVANVVGTGTYTIPLMKRTGYAPNFAAAIEAVASSGGQLVPPVMGAAAFVISEMTGESYLKICVAAIIPSVLYYTGLFAAVHMEARRANLSGLSDEEVPKFWGTLKSQGYLAISALVLVYFLAVELRSPSFSAFWAIIAALILSSIRKSTRLNLKGLANALEAGAKGALSVVAACAAAGIVVGVVTLTGLGLKFSGAIIQLAHGNLYLTLVFTMIASLILGMGLPTTAAYIICAILAVPALTNLGVNVLSAHLFVFYFAIISAITPPVALAAYAGAGIAKSDPMKTGLTACRIGLAAFIIPYMFVFNPALLMNAPVLQIIWVTFTALVGVFLLSSSVIGWWLAYMKIWERVLLFFAAVLLIEPRLITDIVSIIFIIPVILNQIRERKKLKTT, from the coding sequence ATGGCAAATATAATTGCAAAGATAGCTGCCTTTTTTGCTATTTGCATGTCCCTTTTTCACCTCTATACAGGTTGTATGGGCAGTCTTGACCCATGGTCTCAGAGGGTCATCCACCTGAGTTTCGGGTTTCTTATTACATTCCTTTCATATCCTTATCTTAAGGGTAAAAAGCTCAATATCATCGATATATGCCTTGCCGTATTGAGTATTATCTGCGGTCTTTATATAATTATAAATATGGATGCCCTTGTGGACAGGGCAGGTATGCCCACTACATGGGATATAGTCTTCGGTGTAATAACAACCCTCCTTGTCCTCGAGATGACGAGAAGGGTAATAGGCCTTGCCCTTGTTGTTGTCTCGGGTATATTTCTTCTCTATGCCTATTTTGGACCTTATCTCCCAGATGCCATAGCCCACAGGGGTTATAGTATAGAGAGGATTGCAACCCATATGTATACTACCCTTGAAGGTATCTATGGGGTTCCCATTGGTGTATCTGCCACATTCGTTATCCTTTTTGTCATATTCGGTGCATTCCTGGAGGCAACCAAGACCGGGGATTTCTTTATCAATTTTGCAAACTCCATTGCAGGAAAAAAAAGAGGTGGCCCTGCAAAGGTGGCGGTAATATCCAGCGGTTTTTTCGGAACCATATCAGGCAGTGCCGTGGCAAATGTGGTAGGCACCGGGACATACACTATTCCTCTTATGAAAAGAACTGGATATGCCCCTAACTTTGCTGCTGCAATTGAGGCTGTGGCATCCAGTGGTGGGCAGCTGGTGCCCCCTGTCATGGGCGCTGCTGCCTTTGTCATATCCGAGATGACAGGGGAAAGCTATCTCAAGATATGTGTTGCTGCCATCATACCAAGTGTCCTTTATTATACAGGTCTTTTTGCAGCAGTGCATATGGAGGCGAGAAGGGCAAATCTAAGTGGATTGTCAGATGAAGAGGTGCCCAAATTCTGGGGAACCCTGAAAAGTCAGGGCTATCTTGCCATATCTGCCCTTGTCCTCGTCTATTTTCTTGCCGTTGAACTGAGATCACCCTCATTTTCTGCGTTCTGGGCAATCATTGCAGCCCTTATCCTGAGTTCTATAAGAAAATCAACAAGGCTTAACCTCAAAGGACTTGCTAATGCCCTTGAGGCAGGTGCAAAGGGTGCTTTGAGTGTTGTGGCTGCCTGTGCAGCTGCAGGAATTGTAGTAGGGGTTGTGACACTTACGGGTCTTGGCCTTAAATTTTCTGGGGCAATAATACAGCTTGCCCATGGTAACCTTTATCTAACGCTTGTTTTTACCATGATTGCATCCCTTATACTGGGTATGGGTTTGCCTACTACTGCAGCATATATTATATGCGCCATCCTTGCAGTTCCTGCCCTAACTAACCTTGGCGTGAATGTTCTATCAGCCCATCTTTTTGTATTCTATTTTGCCATCATTTCAGCCATTACCCCACCTGTTGCCCTTGCTGCCTATGCAGGTGCAGGTATAGCAAAGAGCGATCCTATGAAGACAGGTCTTACTGCATGCAGGATTGGGCTTGCTGCATTTATTATTCCATATATGTTTGTATTCAACCCTGCACTTCTTATGAACGCCCCGGTGCTACAGATTATATGGGTTACGTTTACAGCCCTTGTAGGTGTTTTTCTCCTTTCAAGTTCTGTCATAGGCTGGTGGCTGGCATATATGAAAATATGGGAGAGGGTCCTTCTTTTCTTTGCAGCGGTCCTTCTTATTGAGCCGAGGTTGATAACAGATATCGTATCCATTATTTTTATTATCCCGGTAATACTCAATCAGATAAGGGAAAGAAAAAAGCTCAAAACAACCTGA
- a CDS encoding TAXI family TRAP transporter solute-binding subunit, which produces MKKLALVLAVFAIVFVIAGTVEAQQKQRITIATGGTGGVYYPYGGTLAEIINQKVPNVFATAEVTGASVENIRLIAKKEAMFGLAMNDAVYQAYTGEGKFKNNKVDSLRSVIQMYPHIFHIVTLKKFPIYKISDLKGKKVSVGAPGSGTEYKSGLILPLLGVKYSDMKVYRLSFAENATQLKDGIIEVGIWDVAPPTSSIIDLSTTHEIRFIPFTKEEIKKVSEAYPFYTEWTLKKNTYKGQTEDIPSVTVWNSVICHKDAPDDLVYKVTKAIFENKKMLTNTHKIAEFTTAETSAKYSPIPIHPGALKYFKEIGVVK; this is translated from the coding sequence ATGAAGAAGCTTGCTTTAGTTTTGGCAGTCTTTGCTATTGTCTTTGTCATAGCTGGCACTGTAGAAGCACAGCAGAAACAGAGGATAACCATTGCCACAGGTGGAACAGGTGGGGTCTATTATCCTTATGGTGGGACACTGGCTGAAATAATTAATCAGAAGGTGCCGAATGTATTTGCCACAGCCGAGGTGACAGGCGCTTCTGTGGAAAACATTCGCCTTATAGCAAAAAAAGAGGCCATGTTCGGTCTTGCCATGAACGATGCAGTATATCAGGCATATACCGGTGAAGGAAAGTTCAAAAATAATAAGGTAGATTCACTAAGATCAGTAATTCAGATGTATCCCCATATATTCCATATTGTTACATTAAAGAAATTCCCCATCTATAAGATTTCTGACCTTAAAGGCAAGAAGGTATCTGTAGGTGCACCAGGGAGCGGCACAGAGTATAAATCCGGTCTTATTCTACCGCTATTGGGTGTCAAGTATTCTGATATGAAGGTTTATAGGCTTTCCTTTGCTGAGAATGCCACACAGCTAAAAGACGGTATAATAGAAGTGGGCATATGGGATGTTGCTCCCCCTACATCATCTATAATAGACCTTTCAACGACCCATGAGATCCGCTTTATACCATTTACAAAAGAAGAGATAAAAAAGGTATCAGAAGCATATCCGTTCTACACCGAATGGACATTGAAGAAAAATACCTATAAGGGCCAGACCGAAGATATCCCCTCAGTTACAGTCTGGAACTCTGTAATATGTCATAAGGATGCACCTGATGACCTTGTATATAAGGTTACAAAGGCTATCTTTGAAAATAAAAAGATGCTCACCAATACCCATAAGATTGCAGAATTTACCACAGCAGAGACATCGGCAAAATATAGCCCTATACCTATTCATCCCGGTGCACTTAAATACTTTAAAGAAATAGGTGTGGTAAAATAG